One segment of Agromyces albus DNA contains the following:
- a CDS encoding class I SAM-dependent methyltransferase yields the protein MSDESTVGSEEIEGAATTQFADRVFGSVLGAFEILSINLGDRLGWYRALAEYGPLSSSELARRTGTDERYAREWLEQQAVSGILTVDETEADLAEVAASDRHFALPAAHAEVLTDETSLDYLAPVARMIAASAVQLPQLAGAYRTGGGVSWQQLGDDAHESQGDINRPWFEQRLAPALASVDSLHQVLSRPGARIADVGCGHGWSTLALARAYPDARVEGFDVDAPSIEAARRHAAEAGLGEHVRFHVVGGEELSAEGRFDAAFVFEALHDMPYPVDVLAAIRRAARDDGEVVIMDEAVAERFAPDGDEVERLMYGYSILVCLPDSLSSPGSVGTGTVMRQSTLERYAQEAGFTGIEELPIEGFASFRFTRLVR from the coding sequence ATGTCCGATGAATCGACGGTGGGAAGCGAGGAGATCGAGGGCGCCGCCACCACGCAGTTCGCCGACCGCGTGTTCGGGTCGGTGCTCGGCGCGTTCGAGATACTCAGCATCAACCTCGGCGACCGGCTCGGCTGGTACCGCGCGCTCGCCGAGTACGGGCCGCTGAGTTCGAGCGAGCTCGCCCGGAGAACGGGGACCGACGAGCGGTACGCGCGGGAGTGGCTCGAACAGCAAGCGGTGAGCGGCATCCTCACCGTCGACGAGACCGAGGCGGACCTCGCGGAGGTCGCGGCATCCGACCGCCATTTCGCACTGCCGGCCGCCCACGCGGAGGTGCTGACCGACGAGACATCGCTCGACTACCTCGCGCCCGTCGCCCGCATGATCGCCGCCTCCGCAGTTCAACTCCCGCAGCTCGCCGGCGCGTACCGCACCGGCGGCGGCGTCTCATGGCAGCAACTCGGCGACGACGCCCACGAGTCACAGGGCGACATCAACCGGCCGTGGTTCGAGCAGCGGCTCGCACCTGCGCTCGCATCGGTCGACTCCCTGCACCAGGTGCTGTCACGGCCCGGCGCCCGAATAGCGGATGTCGGCTGCGGCCACGGTTGGTCGACACTCGCCCTTGCTCGGGCCTACCCCGACGCGCGCGTCGAGGGCTTCGACGTCGACGCGCCGTCGATCGAGGCTGCGCGCCGGCACGCCGCGGAAGCGGGGCTCGGCGAGCATGTCAGGTTCCATGTCGTCGGCGGTGAGGAGCTGTCCGCGGAGGGCCGCTTCGACGCCGCGTTCGTGTTCGAGGCGCTGCACGACATGCCGTATCCCGTCGACGTGCTCGCGGCGATCCGGAGGGCGGCGCGCGACGACGGCGAGGTCGTCATCATGGACGAGGCCGTCGCCGAGCGGTTCGCGCCCGACGGCGACGAGGTCGAGCGGCTCATGTACGGCTACAGCATCCTCGTCTGCCTGCCCGACAGCCTCTCGAGCCCGGGGTCGGTCGGCACCGGCACGGTCATGCGCCAGTCGACGCTCGAGCGCTATGCGCAAGAGGCGGGCTTCACGGGCATCGAGGAGCTGCCGATCGAGGGCTTCGCGTCGTTCCGCTTCACGCGGCTCGTGCGCTGA
- the hemE gene encoding uroporphyrinogen decarboxylase, producing the protein MSRVILSPQHPLSAGLTSDSRLVRAYRGERSDTTPVWFMRQAGRSLPEYRDLRVGTRMLDACLDPEMASEITLQPVRRHKVDAGIFFSDIVVPLKLVGVDVEIQPGRGPVFGRGYADAAGVAELTSVDPARLDDASGPISEAVERTIAELNITDNGSATATPLIGFAGAPFTLAAYLAEGGPSKDHLAARTLMHADAGAWRALMDWTAELSGRFLRAQVLAGASAAQLFDSWAGALSLEDYERHVAPASAKALSFVHDLEYEATDAAGTAVTRHVPVVHFGVGTGELLGAMEGVGVDTVGVDYRVPLDVAAQRVGAGVPLQGNLDPALLAAPWPVLEGAVSEVLRRGQVAPAHVFNLGHGVPPETDPTVLTRVVELVHEAGA; encoded by the coding sequence ATGTCACGCGTGATCCTCTCCCCGCAGCATCCGCTCTCCGCCGGCCTCACGTCTGACTCGCGCCTCGTGCGCGCATATAGGGGAGAGCGTTCGGACACGACGCCCGTGTGGTTCATGCGGCAGGCCGGGCGGTCGCTGCCCGAGTATCGCGACCTGCGCGTCGGCACGCGCATGCTCGACGCGTGCCTCGACCCCGAGATGGCGAGCGAGATCACGCTGCAGCCCGTGCGTCGGCACAAGGTCGACGCGGGCATCTTCTTCAGCGACATCGTCGTGCCGTTGAAGCTCGTGGGCGTCGATGTCGAGATCCAGCCGGGGCGCGGGCCCGTGTTCGGTAGGGGATACGCGGATGCCGCGGGGGTCGCGGAGTTGACGAGCGTTGATCCTGCTCGGCTTGATGATGCATCGGGGCCGATTTCGGAGGCGGTCGAACGCACGATCGCCGAGCTCAACATCACCGACAACGGATCCGCCACCGCCACGCCGCTCATCGGGTTCGCCGGGGCGCCGTTCACGCTCGCGGCGTACCTCGCCGAGGGCGGCCCGTCGAAAGACCACCTCGCCGCCCGCACGCTCATGCACGCCGACGCGGGCGCCTGGCGCGCGCTCATGGACTGGACGGCCGAACTCAGCGGACGCTTCCTGCGTGCACAGGTGCTCGCCGGGGCATCCGCCGCCCAGCTCTTCGACTCGTGGGCCGGCGCCCTCTCGCTCGAGGACTACGAGCGCCACGTCGCGCCCGCCTCGGCGAAGGCGCTCAGCTTCGTGCACGACCTCGAGTACGAGGCGACGGATGCCGCGGGCACGGCCGTGACCCGCCACGTGCCGGTGGTGCACTTCGGCGTCGGCACCGGCGAACTGCTCGGCGCGATGGAGGGCGTCGGCGTCGACACCGTCGGCGTGGACTACCGCGTGCCGCTCGACGTCGCCGCCCAGCGCGTCGGCGCGGGCGTTCCCCTGCAGGGCAACCTCGACCCCGCACTGCTCGCCGCGCCCTGGCCCGTGCTCGAGGGCGCCGTGAGCGAGGTGCTGCGCCGCGGGCAGGTCGCTCCGGCCCACGTCTTCAACCTCGGCCACGGCGTGCCGCCCGAGACCGATCCCACCGTGCTCACCCGGGTGGTCGAGCTCGTGCACGAGGCAGGCGCATGA
- the hemQ gene encoding hydrogen peroxide-dependent heme synthase — MSSPAAEAAADALQTDSDAEQILEGYTVFAVLRRDPERPDDLDGHDVPRFVDEIDGVISLVENEGITLRGIYDVSGLRSDADVMLWLHGPTAEGLQWALRELRRARLLRSLLPTWNAMGVHRDAEFNKAHVPGFLRGVEPKGWLTVYPFVRSYDWYLLPPDERSRMLAEHGRKGAAFRGVVANTVASFALGDYEWLLPLEADELTDLVDLMRDLRATDARMHVREEVPFFTGRRISTAELVEVLQ, encoded by the coding sequence ATGTCTTCCCCCGCTGCCGAAGCGGCAGCCGACGCGCTCCAAACCGATTCCGACGCCGAGCAGATTCTCGAGGGCTACACGGTTTTCGCCGTGCTCCGTCGAGACCCCGAGCGACCCGACGACCTCGACGGACACGACGTGCCGCGCTTCGTCGACGAGATCGACGGCGTGATCTCGCTCGTCGAGAACGAGGGCATCACCCTGCGCGGCATCTACGACGTGTCGGGCCTCCGCTCCGACGCCGACGTGATGCTCTGGCTGCACGGCCCGACGGCCGAAGGGCTGCAGTGGGCGCTCCGCGAGCTGCGTCGCGCCCGGCTCCTGCGCTCGCTACTCCCCACGTGGAACGCCATGGGCGTGCACCGCGACGCCGAGTTCAACAAGGCGCACGTGCCCGGGTTCCTGCGCGGTGTCGAGCCGAAGGGTTGGCTCACCGTCTACCCGTTCGTGCGCAGCTACGACTGGTACCTCCTCCCGCCCGACGAGCGCAGCCGTATGCTCGCCGAGCACGGCCGCAAGGGCGCCGCCTTCCGCGGGGTCGTCGCCAACACCGTCGCGTCGTTCGCGCTCGGCGACTACGAGTGGCTGCTGCCGCTCGAGGCCGACGAGCTCACCGACCTCGTCGACCTCATGCGCGACCTGCGCGCCACCGACGCACGCATGCACGTGCGCGAAGAGGTGCCGTTCTTCACCGGCCGCCGCATCTCGACGGCCGAGCTCGTGGAGGTGCTGCAGTAG
- a CDS encoding GNAT family N-acetyltransferase produces MAFEPRMLQPPIELPADAALPRGLVVRRPRVADQPAVVAAIPDWWGMPATSLHLLLPPLFFQHFSDTSFLAEDADGLAAFLIGFHSHAQPDVAYIHFVGVRPDLRHLGLARTLYETFFAEARAAGCHRVDAITGVPNRRSQAFHAALGFEASGDTDYDGVRAWRDYDGPGEHRVAFSRAL; encoded by the coding sequence ATGGCCTTTGAACCACGGATGCTGCAGCCGCCGATCGAGCTCCCGGCCGATGCCGCTCTGCCGCGTGGCCTCGTGGTGCGTCGCCCTCGCGTCGCCGACCAACCGGCCGTCGTCGCCGCGATCCCGGACTGGTGGGGCATGCCCGCCACCTCGCTCCACCTGCTGCTGCCGCCGCTGTTCTTCCAGCATTTCAGCGACACGAGCTTCCTCGCCGAAGACGCCGACGGCCTGGCCGCCTTCCTCATCGGCTTCCATTCCCACGCCCAACCGGACGTCGCGTACATCCATTTCGTCGGCGTGCGCCCCGACCTCCGCCACCTCGGCCTCGCCCGCACCCTCTACGAGACATTCTTCGCCGAGGCCCGTGCCGCCGGATGCCACCGCGTCGACGCGATCACCGGAGTGCCGAACCGCCGCTCCCAGGCGTTCCACGCGGCGCTCGGCTTCGAGGCATCCGGCGACACCGACTACGACGGCGTGCGCGCCTGGCGCGACTACGACGGGCCGGGCGAGCACCGGGTGGCGTTCTCGCGGGCGCTCTGA
- a CDS encoding YtxH domain-containing protein has protein sequence MKGKILFAVGLGVGYVLGTRAGRERYEQIRKGAEKIWNTPAVQEGVDTAKEFAASRVGDLSDVVLDNVKSFVRTVTKGESGAKSSTAKPKSSAGGKTESSGPTRVGDEPTGGPGATGEKAKPKIVKPATKPRGSTAASDS, from the coding sequence ATGAAGGGCAAGATCCTCTTCGCCGTCGGGTTGGGAGTCGGCTACGTGCTCGGCACGCGAGCGGGCCGAGAACGCTATGAGCAGATCCGCAAGGGCGCGGAGAAGATCTGGAACACGCCCGCCGTGCAGGAGGGCGTCGACACCGCGAAAGAATTCGCCGCGTCACGGGTGGGAGACCTCAGCGACGTCGTGCTCGACAACGTGAAGTCGTTCGTCCGCACCGTCACGAAGGGCGAGAGCGGGGCGAAGTCGTCGACCGCGAAGCCGAAGTCGTCGGCCGGCGGCAAGACGGAGTCCTCCGGGCCCACGAGAGTCGGCGACGAGCCGACGGGCGGTCCGGGCGCCACGGGCGAGAAGGCCAAGCCCAAGATCGTGAAACCCGCCACGAAGCCGCGCGGGTCGACCGCGGCATCCGACTCCTGA
- a CDS encoding ferrochelatase, which translates to MTHYDAILLSSFGGPEGQDDVIPFLRNVTAGRGIPDERLEEVAHHYRHFGGVSPINEQNRQLKAALEAELAARDIDLPVYWGNRNWAPYFRDVVAEAEANGHTELLGLVTSAYTSYSGVGQYREDFEKATAGTRVSIDRIREFFDHPGFVQPFVEGVTDAAASLVAAGVAPDRIHVLYVTHSIPTAAAVASGPEFGDGGAYVAQHLAVASVISEAAAPDAPWSLAYQSRSGDPRTPWLEPDINDAIGELAVGGRADAVVIVPFGFVSDHMEVMWDLDNEAVATAGEHRLEVRRVPTPGVHPAFVRGLVDLVLERVNDVPTEERPHLTSLGPWPDHARVASGAVVSSDPAVPAVEATTR; encoded by the coding sequence GTGACGCACTACGACGCGATCCTCCTGTCGAGCTTCGGCGGCCCCGAGGGCCAAGACGACGTGATCCCGTTCCTCCGCAACGTCACGGCCGGTCGCGGCATCCCCGACGAGCGACTTGAAGAGGTCGCGCACCACTACCGCCACTTCGGCGGCGTGAGCCCGATCAACGAACAGAACCGGCAGCTGAAGGCGGCGCTCGAAGCCGAGCTCGCCGCGCGCGACATCGACCTGCCCGTGTACTGGGGCAACCGCAACTGGGCGCCGTACTTCCGCGACGTCGTCGCCGAGGCCGAGGCGAACGGCCACACCGAGCTGCTCGGCCTCGTCACGAGCGCCTACACCTCGTATTCGGGCGTGGGGCAGTACCGCGAAGACTTCGAGAAGGCCACCGCAGGCACGCGCGTCTCGATCGATCGCATCCGTGAGTTCTTCGATCACCCCGGGTTCGTGCAGCCCTTCGTCGAGGGGGTGACGGATGCCGCCGCCTCCCTCGTCGCGGCGGGCGTCGCGCCCGATCGCATCCACGTGCTCTATGTCACGCACTCCATCCCGACCGCCGCAGCCGTGGCATCGGGTCCCGAGTTCGGCGATGGCGGCGCGTATGTGGCGCAGCACCTCGCCGTGGCATCCGTCATCAGTGAGGCCGCCGCGCCCGACGCACCGTGGTCGCTCGCCTACCAGTCGCGATCGGGCGACCCGCGCACCCCGTGGCTCGAACCCGACATCAACGACGCGATCGGCGAGCTCGCCGTGGGCGGGCGCGCCGACGCCGTCGTGATCGTGCCGTTCGGGTTCGTGAGCGACCACATGGAGGTCATGTGGGACCTCGACAACGAAGCGGTCGCGACGGCCGGCGAGCACCGCCTCGAAGTGCGCCGCGTGCCCACGCCCGGCGTGCACCCGGCGTTCGTGCGCGGCCTCGTCGACCTCGTGCTCGAACGCGTCAACGACGTGCCGACCGAAGAGCGGCCGCACCTCACGAGCCTCGGCCCGTGGCCCGATCATGCGCGCGTCGCGAGCGGGGCGGTCGTTTCGTCCGACCCCGCGGTGCCGGCAGTGGAGGCGAC
- a CDS encoding DMT family transporter: protein MSTAQRTKTVTPLVYIAIGVTILAWASAFIVVRSTAPHFTAGGLALGRLIVGSILLAPLLLRHKWIAPTRREWLLLLGFGGLWFGGYSILLNLAEQTLDAGTTAMIVNIGPILIALGAGIFLGEGLPRWLLIGTAVAFLGVVLIGVGTGGSVLGAGIGVFWALLAALTYAAGVLFQKPVLARLPSAQVVWLGCVIGMVVCLPFAGEFIAGIQSAPVEGLIGMIWLGAIPTALGYTTWSYALSRMPAGQLGVSTYIVPPVTIVLSLILFAEVPALLAIVGGVIALVGVALSRRRVPSPEPAEVPAARPPEPVGRSRK from the coding sequence GTGAGCACTGCGCAACGAACGAAGACCGTGACCCCACTCGTCTACATCGCCATCGGCGTGACGATCCTGGCGTGGGCGAGCGCGTTCATCGTCGTTCGGAGCACCGCGCCCCACTTCACCGCCGGCGGGCTCGCGCTCGGACGGCTCATCGTCGGCTCCATCCTGCTGGCCCCGTTGCTGCTGCGGCACAAGTGGATCGCGCCGACGCGTCGCGAGTGGTTGCTCCTGTTGGGTTTCGGCGGCCTGTGGTTCGGCGGCTACAGCATTCTGCTCAACCTCGCCGAGCAGACGCTCGACGCCGGCACGACCGCGATGATCGTCAACATCGGCCCGATCCTGATCGCCCTCGGCGCCGGGATCTTCCTCGGCGAGGGCCTTCCGAGGTGGCTCCTGATCGGCACGGCGGTCGCGTTCCTCGGTGTCGTGCTCATCGGCGTCGGCACGGGCGGTTCGGTGCTCGGCGCCGGCATCGGCGTGTTCTGGGCGCTGCTCGCCGCCCTCACCTACGCCGCCGGCGTGCTGTTCCAGAAGCCCGTGCTCGCGAGGCTTCCCAGTGCGCAAGTGGTCTGGCTCGGCTGCGTGATCGGAATGGTCGTCTGCCTGCCGTTCGCCGGTGAGTTCATCGCGGGCATCCAGTCCGCCCCGGTCGAAGGGCTGATCGGCATGATCTGGCTCGGCGCGATTCCCACGGCGCTCGGCTACACGACGTGGTCCTATGCCCTGTCACGGATGCCCGCGGGCCAGCTCGGCGTCTCGACCTACATCGTCCCGCCGGTGACGATCGTGCTCAGCCTCATCCTGTTCGCCGAGGTTCCGGCCCTCCTCGCGATCGTGGGCGGCGTGATCGCCCTCGTCGGCGTCGCCCTGTCGCGCCGAAGGGTGCCGAGTCCCGAGCCGGCAGAGGTTCCTGCTGCGCGACCGCCCGAGCCGGTCGGCCGCTCGCGGAAGTGA
- a CDS encoding phage holin family protein, which translates to MAAPVNDERSLLTLIGELPERFSTLIRAEIDQIKAELGYKAKHFGIGAGLIVIAGFVGIFLLGTLIATGILALSLVLPGWAAALIVSGVLLLIVLILLGIAWLSFKRGSEPLETIESVRQDLDAVKGVGDYDRY; encoded by the coding sequence ATGGCTGCACCAGTGAACGACGAGCGCTCACTGCTCACCCTCATCGGTGAGCTCCCCGAGCGGTTCTCGACCCTCATTCGCGCCGAGATCGACCAGATCAAGGCCGAACTCGGCTACAAGGCGAAGCACTTCGGCATCGGCGCCGGGCTGATCGTGATCGCCGGATTCGTCGGCATCTTCCTGCTCGGCACGCTCATCGCCACGGGCATCCTCGCGCTCTCGCTCGTGTTGCCCGGCTGGGCGGCCGCGCTCATCGTCTCGGGCGTGCTGCTGCTCATCGTGCTGATCCTGCTCGGCATCGCCTGGCTGAGCTTCAAGCGCGGCAGCGAACCGCTCGAGACCATCGAGAGCGTGCGCCAAGACCTCGACGCAGTGAAGGGAGTCGGCGACTATGACCGCTACTGA
- a CDS encoding DUF3618 domain-containing protein, which translates to MTATDRPRLNKKTERNLTRIQAHDNAAAARADLVSTLSALEDKLNVPKQFKIKTAEAKVRLRRFADEQPVVAIGVAVAAVAAVGVTVWLVVRANLDR; encoded by the coding sequence ATGACCGCTACTGACCGGCCCCGGCTGAACAAGAAGACCGAACGAAACCTCACCCGCATCCAGGCGCACGACAACGCCGCGGCCGCGAGAGCCGATCTCGTCTCGACGCTCAGCGCGCTCGAAGACAAGCTCAACGTGCCGAAGCAGTTCAAGATCAAGACGGCCGAGGCCAAGGTGCGCCTGCGCAGGTTCGCCGACGAGCAGCCGGTCGTCGCGATCGGCGTCGCCGTGGCGGCGGTCGCTGCCGTCGGGGTGACGGTCTGGCTCGTCGTGCGTGCGAACCTCGACCGGTAG
- the hemG gene encoding protoporphyrinogen oxidase — protein MSDEPNVSLGSDDDLETISLEADVVVVGGGVAGLVAALECAKVGLRVTVLERREEVGGCVGRVELDGLSLDSGAESFATRGGSVEELLGSLGLAGDIERPNPAGAWLAMPGSSGALTTAPLPRTGVLGIPANPLGDDVRRIIGWGGAIRAYADRIMPIVRIGRAHSLGQLVRSRMGQAVLDRLVTPISAGVYSADPDDLDLDVVAPGLNEAMTRAGSLSGGVGELVEARKAGSAVLGLRGGMHRLVDALRRELERFGVTVVTFAEVNGLERSHTEAPEWRVTATTPVAELLVDARYVVLAAPAQTSRRLLGDAVEGWADASSWPAAASVELVTLVLEAPALDAAPRGTGVLVASGTPGVSAKALTHATAKWSWLAEAAGGRHVVRLSYGRAGEPNPLDGLSDDEVARLALADAAALLGVPLDKTMLRASARTAWRDALSHAALGQRDRVRALDEALAAEPGIEATGSWVSGTGLASVIPHALAAARRIRHDVVHPGDIA, from the coding sequence ATGAGCGACGAGCCGAACGTGTCGCTCGGGTCCGACGACGACCTCGAGACCATCAGCCTCGAAGCCGACGTCGTCGTGGTCGGCGGCGGCGTCGCGGGCCTCGTGGCGGCACTCGAGTGCGCCAAGGTCGGCTTGCGCGTCACGGTCCTCGAACGGCGCGAGGAGGTCGGCGGATGCGTCGGCCGCGTCGAGCTCGACGGACTCTCGCTCGACAGCGGCGCCGAGTCCTTCGCGACCCGCGGCGGCTCGGTCGAGGAGCTCCTCGGCTCGCTCGGCCTCGCGGGCGACATCGAGCGACCGAACCCGGCTGGCGCGTGGCTCGCCATGCCCGGCTCGAGCGGCGCTCTCACGACAGCGCCATTGCCGCGCACGGGCGTGCTCGGCATCCCCGCGAACCCGCTCGGCGACGACGTGCGGCGCATCATCGGCTGGGGCGGCGCGATCCGCGCGTATGCCGACCGGATCATGCCCATCGTGCGCATCGGCCGCGCCCACAGCCTCGGACAGCTCGTGCGATCACGCATGGGGCAGGCCGTGCTCGACCGGCTCGTGACCCCGATCTCGGCCGGCGTGTACTCGGCCGATCCCGACGACCTCGACCTGGACGTCGTGGCTCCCGGACTCAACGAGGCGATGACCCGCGCCGGCTCGCTCTCGGGCGGCGTCGGCGAGCTCGTCGAGGCGCGCAAGGCCGGCAGTGCCGTGCTGGGCCTTCGCGGCGGCATGCACCGTCTCGTCGACGCGTTGCGGCGCGAGCTCGAGCGGTTCGGCGTGACGGTCGTCACCTTCGCCGAGGTGAACGGACTCGAGCGATCGCACACCGAAGCCCCGGAATGGCGCGTCACCGCGACGACTCCCGTGGCCGAGCTCCTGGTCGACGCCCGCTATGTCGTGCTCGCCGCCCCGGCGCAGACCTCGCGCCGCCTGCTCGGCGACGCCGTCGAGGGATGGGCGGATGCCTCGAGCTGGCCGGCCGCGGCATCCGTCGAACTCGTGACCCTCGTGCTCGAGGCACCCGCGCTCGACGCCGCACCGCGCGGAACCGGCGTGCTCGTGGCATCCGGAACCCCCGGCGTGAGCGCGAAGGCACTCACCCACGCGACCGCGAAATGGTCGTGGCTCGCCGAGGCCGCGGGCGGTCGCCACGTCGTGCGCCTTTCGTACGGGCGGGCAGGCGAACCCAACCCGCTCGATGGCCTGAGCGACGACGAGGTCGCGCGGCTCGCGCTCGCCGACGCTGCGGCGCTGCTCGGCGTTCCGCTCGACAAGACCATGCTGAGGGCCTCGGCGCGCACCGCGTGGCGCGACGCGCTCTCGCACGCGGCGCTCGGCCAGCGCGATCGGGTGCGCGCACTCGACGAAGCGCTCGCCGCGGAACCGGGCATCGAGGCGACCGGCTCGTGGGTCTCGGGCACGGGCCTGGCGTCGGTGATTCCGCACGCGCTCGCGGCTGCACGACGCATCCGGCACGACGTCGTGCACCCCGGCGACATCGCATAG
- a CDS encoding GntR family transcriptional regulator: MPTSAAAPAHAAVAQTAVDRVAAAVRADILSGALAPGSPLREESAAEHYAVSRHTVRAAFQRLVAERLAVAEAYRGVRVTSFDRDQVIALQQLRAALEVEAVRIAGDRFGFGEEWPESVLAPARDALDRLDAVREREAQGEAVDWLEVERIHADFHRALVAASASPRIIETHTALGSELLLFLLHVRPHYTLGSLIAEHRALLDELPARGPSALREHLEHSTRLLVGG; the protein is encoded by the coding sequence ATGCCCACGAGTGCCGCAGCCCCCGCGCACGCCGCGGTCGCCCAGACCGCCGTCGACCGGGTCGCCGCCGCCGTTCGCGCCGACATCCTGAGCGGCGCGCTCGCGCCCGGCTCTCCCTTGCGCGAGGAATCCGCCGCCGAGCACTACGCGGTGTCCCGGCACACCGTGCGAGCCGCATTCCAGCGCCTCGTCGCCGAGCGGCTCGCGGTCGCCGAGGCCTACCGCGGAGTGCGGGTGACGAGCTTCGATCGCGACCAGGTGATCGCGCTGCAGCAGCTGCGCGCGGCGCTCGAGGTCGAGGCGGTGCGCATCGCGGGGGATCGCTTCGGCTTCGGCGAGGAGTGGCCCGAGTCGGTGCTCGCGCCCGCGCGCGACGCGCTCGACCGCCTCGACGCGGTACGCGAACGGGAGGCGCAAGGCGAGGCCGTCGACTGGCTCGAGGTGGAGCGCATCCACGCCGATTTCCACCGGGCGCTCGTCGCGGCATCCGCGAGCCCTCGCATCATCGAGACGCATACGGCACTCGGCAGCGAACTGCTGCTGTTCCTGTTGCACGTGCGCCCGCACTACACGCTCGGGAGCCTCATCGCCGAGCATCGCGCCCTGCTCGACGAGCTGCCCGCTCGCGGCCCGTCGGCGCTGCGCGAACACCTCGAGCACTCAACGCGATTGCTCGTCGGAGGCTGA
- a CDS encoding VOC family protein, with protein MPRITTAFIPVEDPKSSAAWYRDTFALTIRETGEASAVLGGDDGTAITLLGPASGIAQRPGLEWATCNFLVSNLDGTRESLRAAGMDVSGISGDPDQCRFFTTRDPDRNMLLITDR; from the coding sequence ATGCCACGGATCACCACCGCATTCATCCCCGTCGAGGACCCGAAGAGCTCCGCAGCCTGGTATCGCGACACCTTCGCCTTGACGATCCGGGAGACGGGCGAAGCGAGTGCCGTGCTCGGGGGCGACGACGGCACGGCCATCACTCTGCTCGGGCCGGCAAGCGGGATCGCCCAGCGTCCGGGCCTCGAGTGGGCCACGTGCAACTTTCTGGTGTCCAACCTCGATGGCACACGGGAGTCGCTTCGCGCGGCGGGGATGGACGTCTCGGGGATTTCGGGAGACCCCGATCAATGCCGGTTCTTCACGACACGCGACCCGGATCGCAACATGCTGCTCATCACCGATCGCTGA